From Columba livia isolate bColLiv1 breed racing homer chromosome 5, bColLiv1.pat.W.v2, whole genome shotgun sequence, one genomic window encodes:
- the LOC102089886 gene encoding zona pellucida sperm-binding protein 3, which produces MKALEGRCFLLFFVTAAWARDAWVSVTCGHAWLSVMVPSSLLGSPVTDGELTLGHDCGVTSTAGDQYQLEHPLGGCGTTLELLPDRIHYSNVLRYRPMLGGAVARAGPFTLPIHCYYPRTGSVSSGGVQPTWVPFGSTAAHRRRLRFALDTYDSTWSSRRHQATYSLGDIINIEASVSPDPPVSLRVFVDECVASPSVVTQLKFKVIGDNGCLLDGQLGRSRFLPRRGDGSLRFQLDTFLFLNASGSQIHLRCHLKAVAQGTGDTFGKACSYDGAAAAWRSPDGADCSCCDSPGGCGDRRQRRGAGGRGLLGEATVQLGPLGLLSALPSSSPVPSSVPTAPAPSTAPPGHPSVPVVQGEKRDPGPAVPGPTLAMVAMCSILTAVGMAGCYCSVRRHRSQNRLGGGPEAAPGEPRAVAMGPTAPGTPPAPPVPAIV; this is translated from the exons ATGAAGGCTCTTGAGGGAAGGtgctttctgctcttttttgtCACCGCAGCCTGGGCACGGGATGCCTGGG TCTCAGTGACATGTGGCCATGCGTGGCTCTCGGTGATGGTGCCATCCAGCCTCCTGGGGAGCCCGGTGACTGATGGGGAGCTGACGCTGGGACACGATTGTGGGGTGACCAGCACTGCTGGGGACCAATACCAGCTGGAGCACCCGCTCGGGGGCTGCGGGACCACCCTGGAG ctcctcccagACAGAATCCACTACAGCAACGTCCTCCGTTACCGCCCCATGCTCGGGGGGGCCGTGGCTCGTGCCGGACCCTTCACCCTCCCCATCCACTGCTACTACCCCAG GACAGGCAGCGTTTCATCCGGGGGTGTCCAACCCACCTGGGTCCCCTTCGGCTCCACCGCCGCTCACCGGAGACGCCTGCGCTTCGCCCTGGACACATATGACA GTACCTGGTCCTCCCGCCGGCACCAGGCCACCTATTCCCTGGGAGACATCATCAACATCGAGGCGTCGGTGAGCCCCgacccccccgtgtccctcaGGGTTTTTGTGGATGAGTGCGTGGCCAGCCCCAGTGTAGTGACACAGCTCAAGTTCAAGGTCATCGGTGACAATGG GTGCCTGCTGGATGGGCAGCTCGGTCGCTCCCGCTTCCTCCCCCGGCGCGGTGACGGTTCCCTCCGCTTCCAGCTGGacaccttcctcttcctcaacGCCTCCGGCAGCCAG ATCCACCTCCGCTGTCACCTGAAGGCTGTGGCGCAGGGGACTGGTGACACTTTTGGCAAAGCCTGTTCCTACGATGGTGCGGCAGCCGCCTGGCGCTCCCCAGACGGGGCTGACTGCTCCTGCTGTGACTCcccggggggctgcggggaccgGCGACAGCGACGGGGGGCTGGTGGCCGAG GGCTCCTTGGTGAAGCCACCGTCCAgctgggtcccctggggctgctctcGGCTCTGCCCAGCTcgtcccctgtcccctccagTGTCCCCACGGCACCggcacccagcacagcacctcCTGGTCACCCCTCGGTCCCCGTGGTGCAGGGGGagaagagggacccag GACCAGCTGTCCCTGGCCCCACGCTGGCCATGGTGGCCATGTGCTCCATCCTCACCGCTGTGGGCATGGCCGGCTGCTACTGCTCCGTGCGGAGACACCGGAGCCAAAACCGGCTGGGGGGGGGTCCCGAGGCAGCCCCCGGGGAGCCCCGAGCTGTGGCCATGGGCCCCActgccccagggacaccccctGCTCCTCCGGTCCCTGCCATCGTGTGA
- the LOC135579638 gene encoding membrane-spanning 4-domains subfamily A member 12-like isoform X1, whose amino-acid sequence MQGMGNLRLGSRAVMYTAETLPKGKNRVMGTIQIMTGFMHIGFGIILTTLTKVYTSVFVIGEIPFLGGVSFIISGCLSIGAEKSPTECAVKGSQTMNVISAIFALLGIVAFIVDLNLNGLYRSGLDYYSYLVLLAGNGISIVLLIFTILEFCIAVATANFWCRATRLSSNEAMLIVPSATQGDLAVPLTELPQPPSYTEVIYDPKEQPS is encoded by the exons AtgcaggggatggggaacctgcGGCTGGGCAGCCGCGCTGTCATGTACACGGCCGAGACGCTGCCCAAGGGCAAGAACCGAGTGATGGGG ACCATCCAGATCATGACGGGCTTCATGCACATCGGCTTCGGCATCATCCTCACCACGCTCACCAAAGTCTACACCTCCGTCTTCGTCATCGGCGAGATCCCCTTCCTGGGCGGCGTGTCG TTCATCATCTCCGGCTGCCTGTCCATCGGGGCGGAGAAGAGCCCCACGGAGTGTGCG GTGAAGGGCAGCCAGACCATGAACGTCATCAGCGCCATCTTCGCTCTGCTGGGTATCGTCGCCTTCATCGTAGACCTCAACCTCAACGGGCTCTACCGCTCCGGCCTCGACTACTACAGCTACCTGGTCCTG CTCGCAGGGAACGGCATCTCCATCGTCTTGCTCATCTTCACCATCCTGGAGTTCTGCATCGCTGTGGCCACCGCCAACTTTTGGTGCCGGGCCACCCGCCTCAGCTCGAACGAG gcCATGCTGAtcgtccccagtgccacccagggGGACCTGGCGGTGCCGCTGACCGAGCTGCCACAGCCGCCCAGCTACACCGAGGTGATCTACGACCCCAAAGAGCAGCCCAGTTAA
- the LOC135579638 gene encoding membrane-spanning 4-domains subfamily A member 12-like isoform X2 has product MQGMGNLRLGSRAVMYTAETLPKGKNRVMGTIQIMTGFMHIGFGIILTTLTKVYTSVFVIGEIPFLGGVSFIISGCLSIGAEKSPTECAVKGSQTMNVISAIFALLGIVAFIVDLNLNGLYRSGLDYYSYLVLGTASPSSCSSSPSWSSASLWPPPTFGAGPPASARTRPC; this is encoded by the exons AtgcaggggatggggaacctgcGGCTGGGCAGCCGCGCTGTCATGTACACGGCCGAGACGCTGCCCAAGGGCAAGAACCGAGTGATGGGG ACCATCCAGATCATGACGGGCTTCATGCACATCGGCTTCGGCATCATCCTCACCACGCTCACCAAAGTCTACACCTCCGTCTTCGTCATCGGCGAGATCCCCTTCCTGGGCGGCGTGTCG TTCATCATCTCCGGCTGCCTGTCCATCGGGGCGGAGAAGAGCCCCACGGAGTGTGCG GTGAAGGGCAGCCAGACCATGAACGTCATCAGCGCCATCTTCGCTCTGCTGGGTATCGTCGCCTTCATCGTAGACCTCAACCTCAACGGGCTCTACCGCTCCGGCCTCGACTACTACAGCTACCTGGTCCTG GGAACGGCATCTCCATCGTCTTGCTCATCTTCACCATCCTGGAGTTCTGCATCGCTGTGGCCACCGCCAACTTTTGGTGCCGGGCCACCCGCCTCAGCTCGAACGAG gcCATGCTGA
- the LOC102094869 gene encoding membrane-spanning 4-domains subfamily A member 15: MAATAVTDSGGVRIITEVIPASDPRAAQLAAGSQPPAPAGTSFRVRGFRRAQPKVLGIIHIFSGIIHICFGIILTLAEHGSLSLPVASGIFFWLGLLLLVSGSLLVESEKRENILLVKTCCVVNAAVALSTLVAMLLHATAISRNVPGCDKMLPYQPKPEWCFNPENKMLSNGLDSIFVLFSLLEFCAAVAAVTFGCAAVQQHNYTRMAM, translated from the exons ATGGCAGCCACGGCGGTGACCGACTCGGGCGGCGTGAGGATCATCACCGAGGTGATCCCGGCCAGCGATCCCCGCGCAGCACAGCTGGCCGCCGGCTCCCAGCCCCCCGCGCCCGCCGGGACGTCGTTTCGGGTCCGGGGCTTCCGCAGAGCTCAGCCCAAAGTGCTGGGG ATCATCCACATCTTCAGCGGGATCATCCACATCTGTTTCGGGATCATCCTGACGCTGGCGGAGCATGGGAGCCTGTCCCTGCCCGTGGCCAGCGGGATCTTCTTCTGGCTCGGGCTCCTG CTCCTGGTCTCAGGCTCTTTGCTGGTGGAAAGTGAAAAACGAGAGAACATTTTGCTG GTGAAGACTTGCTGTGTCGTCAACGCAGCCGTCGCCCTCAGCACGCTGGTGGCCATGCTCCTCCACGCCACGGCCATCAGCCGCAACGTCCCCGGCTGTGACAAGATGCTGCCGTATCAGCCGAAACCCGAGTGGTGCTTCAACCCAGAGAACAAG ATGCTGAGCAACGGGCTGGACTCCATCTTCGTCCTCTTCAGCCTCCTGGAGTTCTGCGCGGCCGTGGCGGCCGTGACGTTTGGCTGCGCCGCCGTCCAGCAGCACAACTACACGCGCATG GCAATGTAG
- the CCDC86 gene encoding coiled-coil domain-containing protein 86: protein MEGESGAAPGPERPNGAAPVPAPAPAPASAPAPARRRRKAGKNRKEAAAAVPAIPRGRPKSGRVWKDPGKKRFSHMIQDKALRSSWARKMKERQEKKLVQDLARQLQEAKQREREEKKRRREENLKRRLENERKAEIVQVIRNPLKLKRAKKKQLRRVEKRDTLALLQKTPVRCKTAAD, encoded by the exons ATGGAGGGGGAgagcggggcggccccggggcccGAGAGACCCAACGGGGCGGCCCCGGTACCGGCCCCCGCTCCAGCCCCGGCCTCGGCTCcagccccggcccggcggcGTCGTAAAGCTGGGAAGAATCGAAAGGAAGCGGCAGCGGCGGTGCCTGCGATCCCGCGGGGGCGGCCCAAATCGGGGAGGGTGTGGAAGGACCCGGGCAAGAAGAG GTTCTCACACATGATCCAGGACAAGGCCCTTCGCTCCTCCTGGGCGAGGAAGATGAAGGAGCGGCAGGAGAAGAAGCTGGTCCAGGACCTGGCACGGCAGCTGCAGGAGGcgaagcagagagagagggag GAGAAGAAGCGTCGCCGGGAGGAAAACCTGAAGCGGCGGCTGGAGAACGAGCGGAAAGCAGAGATTGTCCAAGTG ATCCGTAACCCGCTGAAGCTCAAACGGGCCAAGAAGAAGCAGCTGCGGCGGGTGGAGAAGCGGGACACGCTGGCCCTGCTCCAGAAAACGCCCGTGCGGTGCAAAACAGCCGCGGATTGA